From the genome of Symphalangus syndactylus isolate Jambi chromosome 5, NHGRI_mSymSyn1-v2.1_pri, whole genome shotgun sequence, one region includes:
- the LOC129481909 gene encoding 10 kDa heat shock protein, mitochondrial-like: MAGQVFRKLLPLFDQVLVERCAAKTVTKGAIMLPEKSQGKVLAATVVAVGSGSKGKGGEIQPVCANVRENVLLPEYGGTKVDDKD; encoded by the coding sequence ATGGCAGGGCAAGTGTTTAGAAAGTTACTTCCACTCTTTGACCAAGTATTGGTTGAAAGGTGTGCCGCCAAAACTGTAACCAAAGGAGCCATTATGCTTCCAGAAAAATCTCAAGGAAAAGTATTGGCAGCCACAGTAGTAGCTGTTGGATCGGGCTCTAAAGGAAAGGGTGGAGAGATTCAACCAGTTTGTGCGAACGTTAGAGAAAATGTTCTTCTTCCAGAATATGGAGGCACCAAAGTAGATGACAAGGATTAG
- the TAS2R7 gene encoding LOW QUALITY PROTEIN: taste receptor type 2 member 7 (The sequence of the model RefSeq protein was modified relative to this genomic sequence to represent the inferred CDS: substituted 1 base at 1 genomic stop codon) codes for MTDEVQTTLLFLAVGEFSVGILGNAFIGLVNCMDWIKKRKIASIDLILTSLAISRICLLCVILLDCFILVLYPDVYATGKEMRIIDFFXILTNHLSIWFATCLSIYYFFKTANFFHPLFLWMKWRIDRVISWILLGCMALSVFISLPATENLNADFRFCVKAKRKTNLTWSCRVNKTQHASTKLFLNLATLLPFCVCLMSFFFLILSLWRHIRRMQLSATGCRDPSTEAHVRALKAVISFLLLFIAYYLSFLIATSSYFMPETELAVIFGESIALMYPSSHSFILILGNNKLRHASLKVIWKVMSILKGRKFQQHKQI; via the coding sequence ATGACAGATGAAGTGCAGACTACTTTACTGTTCTTAGCAGTTGGAGAGTTTTCAGTGGGGATCTTAGGGAATGCATTCATTGGATTGGTAAACTGCATGGACTGGATCAAGAAGAGGAAAATTGCCTCCATTGATTTAATCCTCACGAGTCTGGCCATATCCAGAATTTGTCTATTGTGCGTAATACTATTAGACTGTTTTATATTGGTGCTATATCCAGATGTCTATGCCACCGGTAAAGAAATGAGAATCATTGACTTCTTCTAGATACTGACCAATCATTTAAGTATCTGGTTTGCAACCTGCCTCAGCATTTACTATTTCTTCAAGACAGCTAATTTCTTTCACCCACTTTTCCTCTGGATGAAGTGGAGAATTGACAGGGTGATTTCCTGGATTCTATTGGGGTGCATGGCTCTCTCTGTGTTTATTAGCCTTCCAGCCACTGAGAATTTGAATGCTGATTTCAGGTTTTGTGTgaaggcaaagaggaaaacaaacttAACTTGGAGTTGCAGAGTAAATAAAACTCAACATGCTTCTACCAAGTTATTTCTCAACCTGGCAACGCTGCTCCCCTTTTGTGTGtgcctaatgtcctttttcttcttGATCCTCTCCCTGTGGAGACATATCAGGCGAATGCAGCTCAGTGCCACAGGGTGCAGAGACCCCAGCACAGAAGCCCATGTGAGAGCCCTGAAAGctgtcatttccttccttctcctctttattGCCTACTACTTGTCCTTTCTCATCGCCACCTCCAGCTACTTTATGCCAGAAACGGAATTAGCTGTGATTTTTGGTGAGTCCATAGCTCTAATGTACCCCTCAAGCCATTCATTTATCCTAATACTGGGAAACAATAAATTAAGACATGCATCTCTAAAGGTGATTTGGAAAGTAATGTCTattctaaaaggaagaaaattccaaCAACATAAACAGATTTGA